Proteins encoded in a region of the Mesoflavibacter profundi genome:
- a CDS encoding anthranilate synthase component I family protein: MKTFSLYTHYKKILADTITPVSIYLKIRDKYPNSILLESSDYHANDNSFSYVCFNPIASIKVDDKSITQTFPDGSVMRNKVKNVTQMMHKFTKRFKVDSDTDFKFINNGIFGYTAYDAVKHFEDVEINKKPNSINIPDIYYAVYQNIIAINHFKNEAYVFAHCFETENNIDEVLQLINSKNFASYSFKTNSEISSNLTDDEYKSHVELAKKHCARGDVFQLVLSRKFNQAFKGDEFNVYRALRSINPSPYLFYFDYGDFKIFGSSPEAQLVVNKGKAEIHPIAGTFKRTGNDEEDQKLAKKLAEDVKENAEHVMLVDLARNDLSRHGSEVKVDTYREAQFFSHVIHLVSKVTGKVHKDTATMQVVADTFPAGTLSGAPKHMAMQLIEKYEKTSRAFYGGAIGFMDFEGNYNHAIMIRTFLSKNHQLHWQAGAGLVSKSDPENELQEVFNKLGALTKAIDLAEEIN; this comes from the coding sequence ATGAAAACTTTTAGTCTTTACACACATTACAAAAAGATACTTGCAGATACGATTACTCCTGTAAGTATTTATTTAAAAATCAGGGATAAATATCCCAATAGTATCTTGCTAGAAAGTAGCGATTATCATGCCAACGACAATAGTTTTTCATACGTTTGCTTTAATCCAATTGCATCTATAAAAGTAGACGATAAGTCTATAACACAAACGTTTCCTGACGGAAGCGTTATGCGTAATAAAGTAAAAAATGTAACGCAAATGATGCATAAATTTACCAAACGCTTTAAAGTAGATTCTGATACCGATTTTAAATTTATAAACAACGGAATATTTGGTTACACTGCTTACGATGCTGTAAAACATTTTGAAGATGTAGAGATTAATAAAAAGCCAAACTCTATAAATATTCCAGATATATATTATGCAGTTTATCAAAACATTATAGCCATAAATCACTTTAAAAACGAAGCTTATGTGTTTGCGCATTGCTTTGAAACAGAAAACAATATAGACGAAGTTTTACAATTAATAAACTCTAAAAATTTTGCGTCTTATAGTTTCAAAACAAATTCTGAAATATCTTCAAATTTAACAGATGACGAGTATAAATCTCATGTAGAATTAGCAAAAAAACATTGTGCAAGAGGTGATGTATTTCAGTTAGTACTATCTAGAAAATTTAATCAAGCTTTTAAAGGCGACGAGTTTAATGTTTATCGTGCCTTAAGAAGTATAAATCCATCGCCTTACCTATTCTATTTTGATTACGGTGATTTTAAAATTTTTGGAAGTTCGCCAGAAGCGCAATTAGTGGTCAACAAAGGTAAAGCCGAAATACATCCAATAGCTGGTACATTTAAAAGAACCGGTAACGATGAAGAAGATCAAAAACTAGCAAAAAAACTAGCAGAAGACGTAAAAGAAAATGCAGAACACGTTATGCTTGTTGATCTTGCAAGAAACGATTTAAGTAGACACGGAAGCGAAGTAAAAGTAGACACGTATCGTGAAGCACAATTCTTCTCTCATGTTATTCACTTAGTAAGTAAAGTTACTGGTAAAGTCCATAAAGATACTGCTACAATGCAAGTAGTTGCAGATACTTTTCCGGCTGGCACATTAAGTGGCGCACCAAAACATATGGCAATGCAACTAATAGAAAAATACGAAAAAACCAGTCGCGCATTTTATGGCGGAGCGATAGGATTTATGGATTTTGAAGGTAATTACAATCATGCCATTATGATTAGAACTTTTTTAAGTAAAAACCACCAATTACATTGGCAAGCTGGTGCAGGTTTAGTATCTAAATCTGATCCAGAAAACGAATTACAAGAAGTGTTTAACAAGTTAGGCGCATTAACAAAAGCAATTGATTTAGCAGAAGAAATTAATTAA
- a CDS encoding anthranilate synthase component II — MKKVLVIDNYDSFTYNLVHYLEDLDCEVTVRRNDKLTLDFVDQFDKIVLSPGPGIPDEAGLLKDIIKTYAPTKSIFGVCLGQQAIGEVFGGQLINLNDVYHGVSTKVTITVEDESLFNGLEKTIEVGRYHSWVVDSNLPESLEATSVDENGQIMSLRHKTYDVKGVQYHPESVLTPYGKKILENWLKD; from the coding sequence ATGAAAAAAGTATTAGTTATAGATAATTACGACAGTTTTACTTACAATTTAGTTCATTACTTAGAAGATTTAGATTGTGAAGTTACTGTAAGAAGAAACGATAAACTAACCTTAGACTTTGTCGATCAATTTGACAAAATTGTTTTATCTCCTGGACCAGGAATACCAGATGAAGCTGGTTTATTAAAAGACATTATAAAAACCTATGCGCCAACAAAAAGTATTTTTGGTGTTTGTTTAGGTCAACAAGCAATAGGAGAAGTTTTTGGCGGACAATTAATTAACCTTAACGATGTATATCATGGCGTTTCTACAAAAGTAACAATAACCGTTGAAGATGAATCTCTTTTTAATGGCTTAGAAAAAACTATAGAAGTAGGTAGATACCATTCTTGGGTTGTAGATTCTAATTTACCTGAAAGTTTAGAAGCTACATCGGTAGACGAAAACGGACAAATTATGTCTTTGCGTCATAAAACATACGATGTAAAAGGTGTACAATATCATCCAGAAAGTGTGTTAACACCTTACGGAAAGAAAATTTTAGAAAATTGGTTAAAAGATTGA
- the trpD gene encoding anthranilate phosphoribosyltransferase: MKHILNRLINHESISTEEAKQVLVNISTGMYNQSQIAAFLTVYMMRSITLEELKGFRDALLELCIPVDLSDFNAIDLCGTGGDGKNTFNISTLSSFIAAGAGIKVAKHGNYGVSSASGSSNVLEELGVKFTNNEDILKRSIDQANICVMHAPLFHPAMKNVGPIRKELGVKTFFNMLGPMVNPAFPKNQMVGVFNLELQRLYGYLYQQTDKNYSIIHSMDGYDEISLTGQTKIIRNQSEVILNPCDLEVDQIEASEIFGGDTVEDAAKIFKKVITGKGTKAQNNVVCANAGLAIATVKHISHKEGFKLAKESLGTGAAKRSLEKLIEISS; the protein is encoded by the coding sequence ATGAAACACATATTAAACCGATTAATAAACCACGAAAGCATTTCGACAGAAGAAGCTAAACAAGTATTAGTTAACATATCTACAGGTATGTATAATCAAAGTCAGATAGCAGCTTTTTTAACAGTTTACATGATGCGAAGTATCACCTTAGAAGAGTTAAAAGGCTTTAGAGATGCTTTGCTAGAACTTTGTATTCCTGTTGATTTATCAGACTTTAACGCTATAGACTTATGTGGTACTGGTGGCGATGGTAAAAACACATTTAACATCTCTACACTTTCTTCTTTTATCGCTGCTGGAGCAGGAATAAAAGTAGCCAAACATGGTAATTATGGAGTATCTTCTGCTTCTGGATCTTCAAATGTTTTAGAAGAATTAGGTGTAAAATTCACCAATAATGAAGATATTTTAAAACGCAGTATAGACCAAGCCAATATATGCGTTATGCATGCGCCTTTATTTCATCCAGCAATGAAAAATGTAGGTCCAATTAGAAAAGAATTAGGCGTAAAAACATTCTTTAATATGCTAGGACCAATGGTTAATCCTGCGTTTCCTAAAAACCAAATGGTTGGTGTATTTAATTTAGAATTACAGCGCCTTTACGGCTATTTATACCAACAAACCGATAAAAATTATAGCATCATTCACTCCATGGATGGTTATGATGAGATTTCCCTAACTGGACAAACCAAAATTATAAGAAATCAATCCGAAGTTATTTTAAATCCATGCGATTTAGAAGTCGATCAAATTGAAGCTTCAGAAATATTTGGAGGAGACACTGTAGAAGATGCTGCAAAAATCTTTAAAAAAGTGATTACTGGTAAAGGCACAAAAGCCCAAAACAATGTGGTTTGTGCTAACGCTGGATTAGCTATAGCTACAGTTAAGCACATTTCGCATAAAGAAGGTTTTAAACTAGCTAAGGAAAGCTTAGGAACTGGAGCAGCTAAACGAAGTCTAGAAAAATTAATCGAGATAAGTAGTTAG
- the trpC gene encoding indole-3-glycerol phosphate synthase TrpC, whose amino-acid sequence MNILDKITADKRKEVDLKKSLIPINQLEQSILFERQTILLTERLKNSASGIIAEHKRRSPSKATINQNLNVQDVAKGYENAGVCGMSVLTDGKYFGGSLDDLILARASSNLPLLRKEFIIDQYQIIEAKAYGADVILLIAAILSKEEIKQFSTLAKQLNLDVLLEVHNEEELHKSIMPSIDMLGVNNRNLKTFEVSLDTSKTLSEMIPNDFVKVSESGISTVEAIKDLKQFGYKGFLIGENFMKTDNPGESATQFIQNLEK is encoded by the coding sequence ATGAACATTTTAGATAAAATTACAGCAGATAAACGTAAAGAAGTCGATTTAAAAAAATCACTAATTCCTATCAATCAATTAGAACAATCCATTCTATTTGAAAGACAAACCATTTTATTAACAGAGCGATTAAAAAATAGTGCTTCAGGTATAATTGCAGAACACAAACGTCGTTCACCTTCTAAAGCAACTATAAATCAAAATTTAAACGTTCAAGATGTTGCAAAAGGTTACGAAAACGCTGGTGTTTGCGGTATGTCTGTACTAACCGACGGTAAATATTTTGGCGGTAGTTTAGACGATTTAATTCTTGCAAGAGCAAGTAGTAATTTACCACTACTTAGAAAAGAATTTATAATAGACCAATATCAAATTATCGAAGCAAAAGCTTATGGTGCAGATGTCATTTTATTAATTGCTGCAATACTTTCTAAAGAAGAAATCAAGCAGTTTTCAACACTTGCTAAACAATTAAATTTAGATGTTTTACTAGAAGTCCATAATGAAGAAGAATTACACAAATCCATCATGCCAAGCATTGATATGTTAGGCGTAAATAACCGAAATTTAAAAACTTTTGAAGTCTCGCTAGATACAAGTAAAACGTTAAGTGAAATGATTCCTAATGATTTTGTTAAAGTATCTGAAAGCGGAATAAGCACTGTTGAAGCCATTAAAGATTTAAAGCAATTTGGCTATAAAGGTTTTTTAATAGGCGAAAACTTTATGAAAACAGACAATCCAGGAGAAAGCGCAACTCAGTTTATTCAAAATTTAGAAAAATGA
- a CDS encoding phosphoribosylanthranilate isomerase has product MKIKICGMKYQDNINQVAALQPDYLGFIFYKKSSRFFEGVIPKLPKTIKKVGVFVDASLDFILDQIKTHQLDVIQLHGQETPEFCNKLRHAELDSASHPVEIIKVFSIKDHFDFSVLQPFENICDYFLFDTKGKLPGGNGYTFNWDVLKNYPSTTPYFLSGGIGLDEVDIIQSFLQKKESKYCHAIDVNSKFEITAGLKDIEALEKFKSSMSFRT; this is encoded by the coding sequence ATGAAAATAAAGATCTGCGGAATGAAATACCAAGACAACATTAACCAAGTTGCAGCTTTGCAACCTGATTATTTGGGTTTCATTTTTTACAAAAAATCAAGTCGCTTTTTTGAAGGTGTTATTCCTAAGTTACCAAAAACGATAAAAAAAGTTGGTGTATTTGTAGATGCAAGTTTAGATTTCATATTAGATCAAATTAAAACTCACCAATTAGATGTTATTCAATTACATGGACAAGAAACTCCTGAGTTTTGTAACAAGTTGCGTCATGCTGAACTTGATTCAGCATCTCACCCTGTAGAAATCATCAAAGTCTTTTCAATAAAGGACCATTTTGATTTTTCAGTATTACAACCTTTTGAAAACATTTGTGATTATTTTTTATTCGATACAAAAGGAAAATTACCTGGCGGAAATGGATACACATTTAATTGGGACGTATTAAAAAACTATCCTTCAACAACACCTTATTTTTTAAGTGGTGGCATAGGATTAGATGAAGTTGACATTATTCAGTCATTCCTACAAAAAAAAGAATCCAAATATTGTCACGCTATTGACGTGAATAGCAAATTTGAAATTACAGCAGGTTTAAAAGATATTGAAGCATTAGAAAAATTTAAGAGCAGCATGTCATTCCGCACTTGA
- the trpB gene encoding tryptophan synthase subunit beta has protein sequence MNYNINEKGYYGDFGGAFIPEMLYPNVEELRQNYLKIMAEPSFKAEFDQLLKDYVGRPSPLYFAKRLSEKHNTKIYLKREDLNHTGAHKINNTIGQILMAKRLGKNRIIAETGAGQHGVATATVCALMGIECIVYMGEIDIARQAPNVARMKMLGATVIPATSGSKTLKDATNEAIRDWINNPVDTHYIIGSVVGPHPYPDMVAKFQAVVSEEIKFQLKDKEDTENPDYVIACVGGGSNAAGAYYHYLNNENVKLIAVEAAGLGVDSGESAATSVLGKEGIIHGSKTLLMQTNDGQITEPYSISAGLDYPGVGPMHAHLYKTGRAEFISITDDQAMQAGLELCQLEGIIPAIETSHALGVFEQKTFKPNDIVVVSLSGRGDKDLETYIKHFKL, from the coding sequence ATGAATTACAACATTAACGAAAAAGGATATTACGGAGATTTTGGTGGTGCATTTATCCCAGAAATGCTCTATCCAAACGTAGAAGAATTACGTCAAAACTATTTAAAAATTATGGCAGAGCCATCTTTTAAAGCTGAATTTGACCAGTTATTAAAAGATTATGTTGGTCGTCCATCTCCACTCTATTTTGCCAAACGACTTTCAGAAAAACACAATACTAAAATCTATTTAAAACGCGAAGATTTAAATCATACTGGCGCACATAAAATTAACAATACCATTGGTCAAATTTTAATGGCAAAACGATTAGGCAAAAACCGTATTATTGCCGAAACTGGCGCTGGACAACATGGTGTAGCAACAGCAACAGTTTGCGCACTTATGGGTATAGAATGTATTGTTTATATGGGTGAAATTGATATCGCACGTCAAGCACCAAACGTAGCACGTATGAAAATGCTTGGCGCTACAGTAATACCTGCAACATCTGGAAGCAAAACCTTAAAAGACGCTACAAACGAAGCAATTAGAGATTGGATTAATAATCCTGTAGACACACATTATATTATTGGAAGTGTTGTTGGTCCGCATCCTTATCCGGATATGGTAGCAAAGTTTCAAGCGGTAGTTTCAGAAGAAATTAAATTTCAACTAAAAGATAAAGAAGACACCGAAAATCCAGACTACGTTATTGCTTGTGTTGGTGGCGGTAGTAATGCTGCTGGCGCATATTACCATTATTTAAATAATGAAAACGTAAAACTTATAGCTGTAGAAGCTGCTGGTTTAGGTGTAGATTCTGGTGAAAGTGCAGCAACATCTGTATTAGGAAAAGAAGGCATCATTCACGGTAGTAAAACCTTATTAATGCAAACCAACGATGGTCAAATTACCGAGCCTTATTCTATTTCAGCAGGTTTAGATTATCCTGGTGTTGGACCAATGCATGCGCATTTGTATAAAACAGGTCGTGCTGAATTTATTTCGATCACAGACGATCAAGCCATGCAAGCTGGTTTAGAATTATGCCAATTAGAAGGTATTATTCCTGCTATAGAAACATCTCATGCATTAGGTGTTTTTGAACAAAAAACGTTTAAACCAAACGATATTGTAGTTGTAAGTTTATCTGGTCGTGGTGATAAGGATTTAGAGACTTACATTAAACATTTTAAATTATAA
- a CDS encoding GIY-YIG nuclease family protein, which translates to MKFSYTYIMTNKYRTTFYVGVTIDLHKRIVEHQYGMGSEFTRKYNLKDLIYFEKFTDINQAISREKQLKNWHKDWKLNLIKEKNPNLESINI; encoded by the coding sequence ATGAAATTTAGCTACACATATATCATGACCAATAAATACAGAACGACATTTTATGTTGGTGTCACTATTGATTTACATAAAAGAATAGTCGAACATCAATATGGAATGGGTTCGGAATTCACAAGAAAATACAATCTTAAAGATTTAATATATTTTGAAAAATTCACCGACATCAACCAAGCTATTTCACGAGAAAAACAATTAAAAAACTGGCATAAAGACTGGAAATTAAATTTAATAAAAGAAAAAAATCCAAATCTAGAATCTATCAATATATAA
- the trpA gene encoding tryptophan synthase subunit alpha, with protein MNRINQKLNEDKKLLSIYFTAGYPNLNDTVTIIESLENSGADMIEIGLPFSDPLADGPTIQASSTEALKNGMTTEVLFKQLKDVRNTVSIPLIIMGYFNPMLQYGVEAFCKKCQEIGIDGLIIPDLPVDVYNEQYKSTFEKYGLINVFLITPQTSKERIQFIDSISNGFIYMVSSASVTGSSQGFGDTQTNYFKRIADMQLNNPQIVGFGINNNDTFTQATTYAKGAIIGSAFIKHLSNNGINSIQTFINNILR; from the coding sequence ATGAACAGAATAAACCAAAAACTAAACGAAGACAAAAAACTTTTGTCAATATACTTTACAGCAGGTTATCCTAATTTAAATGATACCGTTACAATAATAGAAAGTCTAGAAAATAGCGGTGCAGATATGATAGAAATTGGATTACCTTTTAGTGATCCTTTAGCAGATGGACCAACAATACAAGCAAGCTCTACAGAAGCATTAAAAAATGGAATGACTACAGAAGTGCTTTTTAAGCAATTAAAAGATGTAAGAAATACTGTTTCTATTCCATTAATTATTATGGGATATTTTAATCCGATGTTGCAATATGGCGTTGAAGCTTTTTGTAAAAAATGTCAAGAAATTGGTATAGATGGGTTAATAATTCCAGATTTGCCAGTAGATGTGTATAATGAACAATACAAAAGTACATTTGAAAAGTACGGATTAATAAATGTATTTTTAATTACACCACAAACCTCAAAAGAGCGAATTCAATTTATAGATTCTATTTCAAACGGATTTATTTACATGGTAAGCAGCGCAAGTGTTACAGGAAGTAGTCAAGGTTTTGGTGATACGCAAACCAATTATTTTAAGCGCATTGCAGATATGCAACTTAACAATCCGCAAATCGTTGGTTTTGGAATAAATAACAACGATACTTTTACTCAAGCCACAACTTATGCTAAAGGAGCTATTATTGGAAGTGCGTTTATTAAACATTTATCAAACAACGGAATAAATAGTATACAAACGTTTATAAACAATATTTTAAGATAG
- a CDS encoding tRNA (cytidine(34)-2'-O)-methyltransferase, which produces MSLNIVLIEPEIPNNTGNIGRLALGSGSKLHLVKPFGFELTDKRLKRAGLDYWQHIDVIYYDSIDDFFTKNSDKNMVFLSAHGQKNHWDISFEDDLFLVFGKESVGLPKPLINSHQDKLFKIPLYSEHIRSFNIANAVSIVVFEGLRQLNLK; this is translated from the coding sequence ATGTCGCTTAACATTGTTTTAATCGAACCAGAAATACCTAATAACACAGGAAACATAGGTAGATTAGCTTTAGGTTCTGGCAGTAAATTACACTTAGTAAAACCTTTTGGTTTTGAACTTACAGACAAACGCTTAAAACGTGCTGGATTAGATTACTGGCAACATATAGATGTTATTTACTACGATAGTATAGACGATTTTTTCACTAAAAACAGTGATAAAAACATGGTATTTTTGTCTGCACATGGACAGAAAAATCATTGGGACATTTCATTTGAAGACGATTTATTTTTAGTTTTTGGTAAAGAATCTGTAGGATTACCAAAACCACTAATTAATTCACATCAAGATAAATTATTTAAAATTCCTTTATACAGTGAACACATACGAAGTTTTAACATTGCTAACGCAGTAAGCATAGTCGTTTTTGAAGGCCTAAGACAACTAAATCTTAAATAA
- a CDS encoding alpha/beta hydrolase, with the protein MKRKHFTNFIIYSFIILLFNCNTKTVVSSETTNNTTLKLTEDIIWASPNGFDLTMDIYTPNTGKSSYPVIVMYHGGGWLINDNSIMDQSAKYLATNAEYIVCNVNYRLLGDQNNTVTLNTIVEDAYGALLWVKENIAKYKGNPNQVIVTGDSAGGHLATMVASQHNNLSSTGFTQAPLGFSPTYLPKGLTLEAVEHQNLFEVQAAIISYGAFDLYNAALNGFESSDNIFWMLGNAEARGIFTNAYNVTDNADLYKKVSPYYNIPNPTEKKLPPMLFTVGTEDTTTTPKSIEAYIKKLKDAGHTNIKYWQHQDRPHAFLDSGSNEFLKINFEDDAVPALKVMISYLDSIFY; encoded by the coding sequence ATGAAAAGAAAACATTTTACAAATTTCATCATTTACTCTTTTATAATATTACTTTTTAATTGTAATACTAAAACTGTTGTTTCATCAGAAACTACTAACAATACAACACTAAAATTAACTGAAGATATTATTTGGGCATCTCCAAATGGCTTTGATTTAACAATGGATATTTACACACCAAACACAGGAAAGTCTAGTTATCCTGTAATTGTAATGTATCATGGTGGCGGTTGGTTAATCAACGATAATTCTATAATGGATCAATCTGCTAAATATTTAGCGACCAATGCAGAATATATAGTTTGTAATGTAAATTATAGATTACTTGGCGATCAAAACAATACTGTAACCTTAAACACTATTGTTGAAGATGCTTATGGCGCATTACTTTGGGTTAAAGAAAATATTGCAAAATATAAAGGAAATCCAAATCAAGTTATTGTAACTGGCGATAGTGCTGGCGGACATTTAGCTACAATGGTTGCTTCCCAACATAACAACTTATCAAGCACTGGATTTACCCAAGCACCATTAGGTTTTTCTCCAACTTATTTACCAAAAGGACTAACTTTAGAAGCTGTAGAACATCAAAATTTATTTGAAGTCCAAGCTGCTATAATAAGTTATGGTGCTTTTGATCTTTACAATGCTGCTTTAAATGGATTTGAATCTTCAGATAATATTTTTTGGATGTTAGGAAATGCCGAAGCTAGAGGCATTTTCACCAATGCTTACAATGTTACAGATAATGCAGATTTATATAAAAAAGTATCTCCGTATTACAACATACCAAACCCAACCGAAAAAAAACTTCCTCCAATGCTTTTTACCGTTGGTACAGAAGACACAACAACTACTCCTAAATCTATAGAAGCTTATATTAAAAAACTAAAAGATGCTGGTCATACTAATATTAAATATTGGCAACATCAAGACAGACCACATGCTTTTTTAGATTCTGGTTCTAATGAATTTTTAAAAATAAACTTTGAAGATGATGCTGTTCCGGCATTAAAAGTGATGATTTCTTATCTAGATTCTATTTTTTATTAA
- a CDS encoding uracil-DNA glycosylase family protein yields the protein MFKHHHPYPPFMKKDTKKLIVGTLPPPRFSTGDLLEKDVDFCYGSYYNSLWLYIDKIHNLNLRFDNSQEAIDQRIHFLIKHKIGVCDIVDSCERKKIDASDLGMTNIKLRDLIGYLKQYPNINTLLFTGGNSKNGPEYFFRKHIKPYHLKLELVSNEIPRIHQFELPNANSENRIIKTVSLTSSSGSANRAIGSNPLYKQLKAKNPKFNTFDFRVLQYQEFI from the coding sequence GTGTTTAAACATCATCATCCATATCCGCCATTCATGAAAAAAGATACTAAAAAACTGATTGTTGGGACATTACCGCCACCAAGATTTAGTACAGGCGATTTGTTGGAAAAAGATGTAGATTTTTGTTATGGCAGTTATTACAATTCACTTTGGTTGTATATTGATAAAATACATAATCTTAACTTAAGATTTGATAATTCTCAAGAAGCTATAGATCAGCGAATACATTTTTTAATCAAACACAAAATAGGCGTTTGTGATATTGTAGATAGTTGCGAACGTAAAAAAATAGATGCATCCGATTTAGGAATGACTAATATTAAACTTAGAGATTTAATAGGTTATTTAAAACAATATCCAAATATTAATACACTTCTATTTACTGGTGGGAATAGTAAAAACGGACCGGAATATTTCTTTAGAAAACATATCAAACCTTATCATTTAAAGCTAGAATTAGTCTCTAATGAAATACCAAGAATTCATCAATTTGAATTACCTAATGCCAATTCAGAAAATAGAATTATTAAAACAGTATCTCTAACCTCATCTTCAGGTAGCGCTAATCGAGCCATAGGAAGTAATCCATTATATAAACAGCTTAAAGCTAAGAATCCGAAATTCAACACCTTTGATTTTAGAGTGTTACAGTATCAAGAGTTCATTTAA
- a CDS encoding 30S ribosomal protein THX gives MGKGDKKSKRGKIQRGTFGVRRPKIKKRVRPETKIDINKKAKA, from the coding sequence ATGGGAAAAGGAGATAAAAAATCAAAAAGAGGAAAAATTCAACGAGGTACCTTTGGTGTTAGACGTCCAAAAATTAAAAAACGCGTTAGACCAGAAACCAAAATTGATATTAATAAAAAGGCAAAAGCTTAA
- the yaaA gene encoding peroxide stress protein YaaA, with translation MKLVLSPAKSLDFETQLPTNKTTQPQFLEQSLRLNKALKTKSPKSLSKLMSISDKLADLNYQRNQEFTVPFTEDNARPAMYAFNGDVYKGLDAYTIPKDKLELTQDTVRILSGLYGVLKPLDLIQPYRLEMGTKLKVGTKDNLYQFWKKDIVHALNEELEDDELFVNLASNEYFKAIDKKALKVPVIDITFKEFKNGKLKIISFFAKEARGLMSRYIIDTNAKTIDDLKKFNYDNYQFDGKLSEENHLVFTR, from the coding sequence ATGAAACTAGTATTATCACCAGCAAAGTCATTAGATTTTGAAACCCAATTACCAACAAATAAAACTACTCAGCCACAATTTTTAGAGCAATCTTTAAGATTAAATAAAGCACTAAAAACAAAAAGTCCAAAGTCTTTATCAAAGCTAATGAGTATAAGTGATAAGTTAGCAGATTTAAATTACCAACGTAATCAAGAGTTTACAGTACCATTTACAGAAGATAACGCTAGACCAGCAATGTATGCTTTTAATGGTGATGTTTACAAAGGATTAGATGCTTACACTATACCTAAAGATAAGCTTGAACTTACACAAGATACGGTTAGAATTTTATCCGGACTTTACGGTGTTTTAAAACCATTAGATTTAATACAACCTTACCGTTTAGAAATGGGAACAAAGCTTAAAGTAGGTACAAAAGACAATTTATATCAATTCTGGAAAAAAGATATAGTACATGCGTTAAATGAAGAGTTAGAAGACGACGAGTTGTTTGTCAACCTTGCGTCTAACGAGTATTTCAAAGCAATTGATAAAAAAGCATTAAAAGTACCTGTAATAGACATTACGTTTAAAGAATTTAAAAACGGTAAGCTTAAAATAATTTCGTTCTTTGCAAAAGAAGCACGTGGTTTAATGTCAAGATATATCATCGATACAAATGCAAAAACCATAGATGATTTAAAGAAGTTTAACTACGATAACTATCAATTTGATGGAAAACTCTCAGAAGAAAATCACTTGGTCTTTACAAGATAA